From Osmerus mordax isolate fOsmMor3 chromosome 7, fOsmMor3.pri, whole genome shotgun sequence:
GCCAGTCCTGGGCCCTTGTGTGAGGATTGGTTCCCAACCGGAACCACCTATGAGACGGTAGTGGAAAAGCAAATGTGAGCAATGTTGAAGGCACCCTATTACATCATATGAAACCCACTTTCTAAGAGGCGCTTGTTAAGCCAAACAAACCTGGTAGACCACTCGCCTTCATCCTTGGAACGTTCCTTTCGTGCagttctctgtttctcctccagcctgtcctTCTCTACACTTGCTGTGTCTACAAAGGTATATAGGGTCAGCCCTTATCAAATTTCCACATAcatatgtgtttgtatatgCATGAGTGTTACTGTGCCTGTCATTACCCATGTCTCCATTCTCCATGGCTCTGATGTCAGGTCGCAGACGGCAGTCTGTGGGAGCCAGTAGCCTCTGCATGTTAGGCTCCATCTCATTCAAGGTCATGGCAAATGCAGTGAAATTATACATCTACCCAACAGAGACACATCAGTGGTTAGACTGATTGtattacagacacaaaacattgCACATTGTGAATGTTGACTCAAGGTCAAGTGAGAGATAAATGAGTGATAATAGTGTGTTGTACCTGGGCTGACTGAGCAGGCTGTGGGTTCATTCTCCATAACAAGGTACTTCCTGCTATCACAGTCACCGTCTCCTGAGCCTCCGGCATGTCATCTGCATCATCACCTTCCGCACTttgctcctacacacacccaaaGTGTACATCACTATGCATGTACACAAACTACATTGagctaaatacatttacaaaaaaaGCCACCACATACTCAACACACCTTTCTCAATGACTAATGCAAGCCACTATGGAGGATACTGGCATTACTAAAATGAGCACCATACAATAGACACCGAACTTACAACTGCAGTACAGTAGCATGCTATAGCTACCATCCAATATATACGTTTACCTTACCTCACACTAAGCCACTGCAAGGTTTCATGAAAAAAAGAGATCCCATTTGAGAAAGTACAAAATAAACGGAAAACTTCTCTTATTTGATGAACTCAAAATCATGTCTTGCACTCCATTCAGTTTCAAGTGTTTAACTGTCAATCATATTAAACCATTCAAAAATGAATAACATGCTCAATAATCTGGGAAGTATTGGTGAATCACCTGCTTCTGCTTCTTAGAATCCCCCCCGGCCTTTTTCTCTGCCTTCCTAGCGGCTTCATAGATCTTAGAGTCCACACTGTACATACATTCCGTCCACTTTCCATAAATCACACGCTGTTTCTTCTTTCTGGTCAAAATATTACAAGAAAAAAGAATTAACAATCAAGATATGTTATATTCGGTCCATGATGATTGTGAACTGCTATCTTCCAGATGACTCATGACTGTGTTCTCTAACCTCTTGTCCTGAATATGTCCCTCCACTTTGTGCAGTTCTTTCCCAAACATGCCACATGGTTTGAAGTTCAAAATACACTTATCTCCTGTGCTGGTGAAACAAATACAAAATCGCATATTAATATGGACCTAAACAACTATCCTAAATGTTATTTTGTAGACTCAACGTGACCTTACCTGTGGTTTACCATTTCCACAGTTCCATACTGTTCAATCCAGAGTTTTCCAAGAATGATGTTGTGTACACAGCACATAGGGTTTGTCCATGTATATACCTCTTTATGTCTGCAATAAAGTAGGAGACCAGTCACCAGTTTGGCAAGCAGTCACTTATAATCCAATAAAATCATTTAACACATTTAACTCACTTGAGTAGCTCCAAAGTCATAGTGCCTTTGGGCTCTGCCTCAACACTCTTGCCCCAAAATTTGAGCTTGGGGTAGATGGAGCCATGAAATTTAAATTCCTGCTTCAAAGACTCAGCATGGAAGGCACTGATAGGCGGGTGGTGGCTAACTTGCTCTGAAATCAACCTGTAGTCTTCCTCATCCCTAGAAAAAGAAGCAGCCAATGAaaaacacatacccacacatcaGCAGTAAAAGAATACAAATAAAGTTGACATTTATTATACAATACCGTGTAAGCTCATAGGTCTCTCCCAATAAGGGATTGAATGGCTTTCCAGTTCTGTCCCACTGAGATGCCACAGCGGACACCGCGAAAGCAGCTACCACCTGGGAGTGAGGACAAAGGGAAGTGCATAAGGGCCCGACAACACGACACCAGCCAGTGAACAGTACAAATCTGCTACATCTGTTCAACCCTACCTGCATGCGCTCTATGGAGTCTGATAAGGCACAGGcttcatggatgaggtgagtgTGTTCCATGTACTCTGAGATTCTCTGGAGGAAGCTAAGAGGCTCATTGAACACGATGGGCATTGCTATCTTGGACAGTTCCTGTAACCCAAAGCAACGCACATTCAAATTAATAGGGTAATAACATGATGACTGCCTGAACTTTGTAAAGATTCCTCATAAAGTAAACAATGTCCACATGACTCACCATGCCAATGCATTTCTTCAGTATGCTCcacacactgaagttatttctgGATATCATTGGGGCTGGGAGTACTTTCCTGAAACAAACAGAGATTGAACATGTAATTATGTTTATTACCTACAATGAGATAATGTGGATTAATTGTGACCATTCTCTGGCAACCTCACCTGCGCTCCCAAACTCCATTCTCCTGGGTAGGGTTGCCATTGGCCGGCTGTTTGCTGTCAAACACTATGGCATCTTTAAAACTCACCTCACAGGAATCATCTGATTCCAAACCTGTGATGTGGAGAACAGGCTTAATGACGCTACACTTGTAAGCCGCTATACTTGTAAACGTAAACAAAGATGATTACTATATAGGCCTGTACAAGCCTAACCTCAgtgtcaaaaatctcaaatctAAAGAAGATAATGAAGCTATaatgcaaaaaaatatatacaattcTTAATTCAGTTATTATTATGTTATTTATTAAAAATGTTATCAGTCACAATAAACAACCAGTCTCGTGGGGTCGCCTCTGTTCATATCACAGTAAAAGCTTGTCTCACCCGTCTCGGCGTCGAAGAACTCTTCCTCGCTGTTCATGCTGTACAGTAATACGGGTCACTCAAAAGTCATGCTTCTCTTTGCTTGGTACTACCTGCACCACAGTTTCCATCCAAACATCACAGAACCCTGTAGAATGAAAAATGTCACAATGTATCAGGCCAGCTAGTGGCTTAAGCTTGTAGCCAAATAGCTTGCTAGCTACAATAACGTCAACTAACAACTGAGTACTGTATTGGACGACAACAGCTTCATATTAAAAGCGATAAACACTGCAATAAAAATAACTTCACATAGATTATTACAATGAAATAACCTTCGTGTCAAAGTCCAAATATATTGCTGTGGCTACGAAACATCAACAATCTGGAAATAAACCGCTTGATTAGAGGGGGAGGGCGGAAGTGGGCGGTAAGGACGATGTTATTGATAGGTCTGTCATCCTATGAATTTCCAAGTTGTGGGATTTGAAAGCAAGCGCTTATAAAAATACAATAGAACGAACATAGACTATAGCAATATACTTATTTTTGTGAGACAATAGGTTATGCAGCCATTTAAAACAGAGTCCAGAGCTGTCTTTAGTGTGCGTTAGTGGATGTGATGACTGACTCCACGATGGACAATTAGGAAAGAGGCATTTTTGTGTCACGCCTACCATTTTGCCCAATCAGAGTTAGACTCGGCAATGATAGTGTTGCTCTGAAGTAGCTGTCAGAGCAAGATACTGAAAAAGGCTTGCCAGAGGCGTGTTATTTATAAGTGCTTCGTAAATCTCAAGTAACATGATATAGCCCAACTGAAGACTGGCTGCATTCAAAGTTAAAACGTTGCGAGACCACGACGGCGTTCGCCACCACTGCTAAACCTATTGTTTTAAATCTCCCATTAATTGTATTTTCGCTTATGGCCTATAGGAATCAATGATAGGCCTGCATGTAGGCTACTCTTGCTACACTTAGAGCCTGCCATGACCGTT
This genomic window contains:
- the LOC136946307 gene encoding oxysterol-binding protein-related protein 2-like isoform X2, with protein sequence MNSEEEFFDAETGLESDDSCEVSFKDAIVFDSKQPANGNPTQENGVWERRKVLPAPMISRNNFSVWSILKKCIGMELSKIAMPIVFNEPLSFLQRISEYMEHTHLIHEACALSDSIERMQVVAAFAVSAVASQWDRTGKPFNPLLGETYELTRDEEDYRLISEQVSHHPPISAFHAESLKQEFKFHGSIYPKLKFWGKSVEAEPKGTMTLELLKHKEVYTWTNPMCCVHNIILGKLWIEQYGTVEMVNHSTGDKCILNFKPCGMFGKELHKVEGHIQDKRKKKQRVIYGKWTECMYSVDSKIYEAARKAEKKAGGDSKKQKQEQSAEGDDADDMPEAQETVTVIAGSTLLWRMNPQPAQSAQMYNFTAFAMTLNEMEPNMQRLLAPTDCRLRPDIRAMENGDMDTASVEKDRLEEKQRTARKERSKDEGGSGWEPILTQGPRTGSTQVDTLIGSTLTVLIYIDVLKE
- the LOC136946307 gene encoding oxysterol-binding protein-related protein 2-like isoform X1 yields the protein MNSEEEFFDAETGLESDDSCEVSFKDAIVFDSKQPANGNPTQENGVWERRKVLPAPMISRNNFSVWSILKKCIGMELSKIAMPIVFNEPLSFLQRISEYMEHTHLIHEACALSDSIERMQVVAAFAVSAVASQWDRTGKPFNPLLGETYELTRDEEDYRLISEQVSHHPPISAFHAESLKQEFKFHGSIYPKLKFWGKSVEAEPKGTMTLELLKHKEVYTWTNPMCCVHNIILGKLWIEQYGTVEMVNHSTGDKCILNFKPCGMFGKELHKVEGHIQDKRKKKQRVIYGKWTECMYSVDSKIYEAARKAEKKAGGDSKKQKQEQSAEGDDADDMPEAQETVTVIAGSTLLWRMNPQPAQSAQMYNFTAFAMTLNEMEPNMQRLLAPTDCRLRPDIRAMENGDMDTASVEKDRLEEKQRTARKERSKDEGEWSTRWFRLGTNPHTRAQDWLYTGGYFDRKYTDCPDIY